One Deinococcus grandis DNA window includes the following coding sequences:
- the recJ gene encoding single-stranded-DNA-specific exonuclease RecJ yields the protein MTGDPVTAPRWVLAPPASREELLRVMREWRVSPPLAQVLTGRHLTPALLDPPLTLTPNPALREAARRIVTAIRAKQRVRIHGDYDADGVSATATLVLGLRDLGADVHGFIPHRLNEGYGVHPDKVEEHAAACDLLVTVDCGVTNIEEVAALIARGVQVIVTDHHAPGDDFPDALVVHPRLTDGYDHDLHNLTGAGVAYHLLWAVHEELGLPEPRALTALATLGTVADVAPLIGENRALVRAGLDALRDTTLPGLRALLDSGRVKRPTARDVAFILAPRINAAGRLGEADVALDLLTTPSAHDASRLAEYLEIRNQERRKLQDDMFQHALTLADPGEPALVVTHPDWHAGVMGIVASKLVDAYHKPVFIVAQGKGSVRSTPGISAVEGLRYSHDLLKRYGGHPGAAGFAIDPTNMNAFRDRIHAYARQFPTPAPRVRLDAPLPALAASLDLLQETHTFEPFGEGHALPLWHLREALTETRLVGKKGNSLQFKVAGLRGIKFDETDDAPGERDLGAHLVSSEWRGQTRLEFHGQALRPPAPIDLDAPTPGRPTPRLNPKAAMEHLRAGASAYAEGPVAAYLRDNVPGLTLVTPADAHPGGELILYALPPEDTLRGWLHATQARPTASLAFAFGPKTLAELEGSLSRHHLSAPPANPLLNPGTLEAAADAYRRWQWAHHWRTLSDDGWTASVHAMLGEPVQEREAVSAD from the coding sequence ATGACCGGTGACCCCGTGACCGCGCCCCGCTGGGTGCTCGCGCCGCCCGCCAGCCGCGAGGAGCTGCTGCGCGTCATGCGGGAGTGGCGGGTGTCGCCCCCACTGGCGCAGGTCCTCACCGGGCGGCACCTCACCCCCGCACTGCTGGACCCACCGCTGACTCTGACGCCGAACCCGGCGCTGCGCGAGGCTGCCCGGCGCATCGTGACCGCGATCAGAGCGAAGCAGCGCGTCCGCATTCACGGGGACTACGACGCGGACGGCGTGAGCGCCACCGCCACCCTGGTCCTGGGCCTGCGCGACCTGGGCGCAGACGTGCACGGCTTCATCCCGCACCGCCTGAACGAGGGCTACGGCGTCCACCCGGACAAGGTCGAGGAGCACGCCGCCGCCTGCGACCTGCTCGTGACCGTGGACTGCGGCGTGACGAACATCGAGGAGGTCGCCGCCCTGATCGCGCGGGGCGTGCAGGTCATCGTGACCGACCACCACGCGCCCGGCGACGACTTCCCCGACGCGCTGGTCGTCCACCCGCGCCTGACCGACGGTTACGACCATGACCTGCACAACCTGACCGGGGCGGGCGTCGCATACCACCTCCTCTGGGCCGTTCATGAGGAACTCGGGCTGCCGGAACCACGCGCCCTGACGGCGCTGGCCACCCTGGGCACCGTCGCGGACGTCGCGCCTCTCATCGGGGAGAACCGCGCGCTGGTCCGCGCCGGACTGGACGCCCTGCGGGACACGACCCTGCCGGGCCTGCGCGCCCTGCTCGACTCGGGCCGCGTCAAGCGCCCCACCGCGCGGGACGTGGCCTTCATCCTCGCGCCGCGCATCAACGCCGCCGGACGCCTCGGCGAGGCCGACGTCGCGCTGGACCTGCTGACGACCCCCAGCGCGCACGACGCCAGCCGCCTCGCGGAATACCTGGAGATCCGTAACCAGGAACGCCGCAAACTCCAGGACGACATGTTCCAGCACGCCCTGACCCTCGCCGACCCGGGCGAGCCCGCGCTGGTCGTCACGCACCCCGACTGGCACGCGGGCGTCATGGGCATCGTCGCCAGCAAACTCGTCGACGCGTACCACAAACCCGTGTTCATCGTCGCGCAGGGCAAGGGCTCGGTGCGGTCCACGCCCGGCATCAGCGCGGTCGAGGGCCTGCGTTACAGCCACGACCTCCTGAAACGCTACGGCGGGCACCCCGGCGCCGCCGGATTCGCCATCGACCCCACCAACATGAACGCCTTCCGCGACCGCATCCACGCGTACGCCCGGCAGTTCCCCACCCCCGCCCCGCGGGTGCGGCTGGACGCGCCGCTGCCCGCGCTGGCCGCCAGCCTCGACCTGCTTCAGGAAACACACACCTTCGAACCCTTCGGCGAGGGACACGCCCTGCCACTGTGGCACCTGCGCGAAGCCCTCACCGAGACCCGACTGGTCGGCAAGAAAGGCAACAGCCTCCAGTTCAAGGTCGCGGGCCTGCGCGGCATCAAATTCGACGAGACCGACGACGCCCCCGGAGAACGCGACCTGGGCGCGCACCTCGTCAGCAGCGAATGGCGCGGCCAGACCCGCCTGGAATTCCACGGACAGGCCCTGCGTCCCCCCGCCCCCATCGACCTCGACGCCCCCACCCCCGGGCGGCCCACCCCGCGCCTGAACCCCAAAGCCGCCATGGAACACCTGCGCGCCGGAGCCAGCGCCTACGCCGAGGGGCCCGTCGCCGCGTACCTGCGCGACAATGTCCCCGGCCTCACCCTCGTCACCCCCGCCGACGCGCACCCCGGCGGGGAACTCATCCTGTACGCCCTCCCGCCCGAGGACACCCTGCGCGGCTGGCTGCACGCCACCCAGGCCCGCCCCACCGCCAGTCTCGCCTTCGCGTTCGGCCCCAAGACCCTCGCGGAACTCGAAGGCAGCCTCAGCCGCCACCACCTCAGCGCCCCGCCCGCCAACCCCCTGCTGAACCCCGGCACCCTGGAAGCCGCCGCCGACGCCTACCGCCGCTGGCAGTGGGCGCACCACTGGCGCACCCTCAGCGACGACGGCTGGACCGCCAGCGTCCACGCCATGCTCGGCGAACCCGTACAGGAACGGGAAGCAGTCAGTGCCGACTGA
- a CDS encoding NAD(P)/FAD-dependent oxidoreductase, whose protein sequence is MQGVLMVGAGLGGLAAARDLGAAGQQVTLLDKARGVSGRAATRRVTLPDGREARLDHGARFFTARHDRTRALAEAGIREGWNAEWTRGVSRWQAGQISGGGDGHPRYAPPQGLSTLGRTLARGLEVTTGVTVTSLERRPGGWRVHTRDGATWEAGTLLLNLPAPQLAPLLADLDLRGSDSEGTAERVAAVEYAPCWAAGVVLERDLDVSWPALRTDHPVLEWLAREHTKRPAGHPPALTLHATPDWSRANLERTPEEVLPDLLRAAAEITGDLPPALHAFAHRWRYAIPNRPAPGPCHWDPELRLGWCGDWFTPDEHGPRVETALLSGWTLARRVTGT, encoded by the coding sequence ATGCAAGGCGTGCTGATGGTGGGTGCGGGCCTGGGTGGGCTGGCCGCGGCGCGTGACCTGGGGGCGGCGGGGCAGCAGGTCACGCTGCTGGACAAGGCGCGGGGCGTGTCGGGCCGCGCCGCCACCCGCCGCGTGACCCTCCCCGACGGGCGCGAGGCGCGACTGGATCACGGGGCGCGGTTCTTCACTGCCCGCCACGACCGCACCCGCGCGCTGGCCGAGGCGGGCATCCGGGAAGGCTGGAACGCCGAGTGGACGCGCGGCGTCTCCCGCTGGCAGGCCGGACAGATCAGCGGAGGCGGCGACGGGCACCCCCGCTACGCGCCCCCGCAGGGCCTCAGCACCCTGGGCCGCACCCTCGCACGCGGGCTGGAGGTCACCACCGGCGTGACCGTCACCAGCCTGGAACGCCGCCCCGGCGGCTGGCGCGTCCACACCCGCGACGGTGCCACCTGGGAGGCCGGGACGCTCCTCCTGAACCTGCCCGCGCCGCAACTGGCCCCGCTGCTGGCAGACCTCGACCTGCGCGGCAGCGACTCCGAGGGCACCGCCGAACGGGTCGCCGCCGTCGAGTACGCGCCGTGCTGGGCGGCAGGCGTCGTGCTGGAACGCGATCTGGACGTCAGCTGGCCCGCCCTGCGCACCGACCACCCCGTCCTGGAATGGCTGGCGCGCGAGCACACCAAACGCCCCGCTGGGCACCCGCCCGCGCTGACGCTGCACGCCACGCCCGACTGGAGCCGCGCGAACCTGGAGCGCACCCCCGAAGAGGTCCTGCCCGACCTGCTGCGCGCCGCCGCCGAGATCACGGGCGACCTCCCCCCCGCCCTGCACGCCTTCGCGCACCGCTGGCGTTACGCCATCCCCAACCGCCCCGCGCCCGGCCCCTGCCACTGGGACCCCGAACTACGCCTCGGCTGGTGCGGCGACTGGTTCACCCCCGACGAGCACGGCCCCCGCGTGGAAACCGCACTCCTCAGCGGCTGGACCCTCGCCCGCCGCGTCACGGGAACGTGA
- a CDS encoding CoA-binding protein — translation MTLVTQTAQVRQILTEHRVIAVVGFHHDAMKPAYYVPEYMHRQGYTIIPVNPALAARGESFFGHRAVATLAEITTPVDIVDVFRRSDKVRGHLPDILAMPTPPKVVWLQLGIRDDATARELAAHGIDVVQDRCLLADHRALL, via the coding sequence GTGACCCTGGTCACCCAGACGGCGCAGGTGCGGCAGATCCTCACCGAGCACCGAGTGATTGCCGTGGTGGGCTTCCATCATGACGCGATGAAACCCGCGTACTACGTGCCGGAGTACATGCACCGCCAGGGGTACACGATCATCCCGGTGAACCCGGCGCTGGCGGCGCGCGGCGAGAGCTTCTTCGGGCACCGGGCGGTGGCGACCCTGGCGGAGATCACGACCCCGGTGGACATCGTGGACGTGTTCCGCCGCAGCGACAAGGTGCGCGGGCACCTGCCGGACATCCTGGCCATGCCGACCCCGCCGAAGGTGGTGTGGTTGCAGCTCGGCATTCGTGACGACGCGACCGCCCGCGAACTCGCGGCCCATGGCATCGACGTCGTGCAGGACCGCTGCCTGCTCGCCGATCACCGGGCGCTGCTGTAA
- the hemL gene encoding glutamate-1-semialdehyde 2,1-aminomutase, which yields MTTELQAVPTPAPTAHSEALFARARAVTPGGVNSPVRAFRSVGGTPRFIARADGAYLTDADGTRLLDYIGSWGPMILGHNHPAVRGAIADALQYGTSFGAPGEREVLLAELVTRLTGVDRVRFVSSGTEATMSALRLARGVTGRKFIVKFRGNYHGHADGLLVEAGSGLMTNADGALGAAAPSSAGVPEEYAGLTLVSEYNDPAALDALMAARGSEVAAVIFEPVVGNAGVLIPTPEFLAALHRVKTHGALLIADEVMTGFRLSLGGATGLLGLRPDLICWGKIIGGGLPVGAYGGRASVMDFVSPQGPVYQAGTLSGNPLAMAAGLATLSALEADPDLYARLGAYTTALADGLRDAASAAGVPISINHIGSMLTAFHLNAPDGSVRTYTDAAASDTKAFARWFQGMLGRGVYWAPSQFESIFVSGVHGDAELNATLDAARAAYQDLGRELGA from the coding sequence ATGACCACCGAGTTGCAAGCTGTTCCTACGCCCGCGCCCACGGCGCATTCGGAGGCGCTGTTCGCGCGCGCGCGGGCCGTCACGCCGGGCGGGGTGAACAGTCCGGTGCGGGCCTTCCGCAGCGTGGGCGGCACGCCGCGCTTCATCGCCCGCGCGGACGGCGCGTACCTGACCGACGCGGACGGCACGCGCCTGCTGGATTACATCGGGTCGTGGGGGCCGATGATCCTGGGGCACAACCACCCGGCGGTGCGGGGGGCGATCGCGGACGCCCTGCAGTACGGCACGAGTTTCGGCGCGCCCGGCGAGCGGGAGGTGCTGCTGGCAGAACTCGTGACGCGCCTGACGGGCGTGGACCGCGTGCGCTTCGTGAGCAGCGGCACCGAGGCCACCATGAGTGCGCTGCGGCTGGCGCGTGGCGTGACGGGCCGGAAGTTCATCGTGAAATTCCGCGGGAACTACCACGGGCACGCGGACGGCCTGCTCGTGGAGGCCGGGAGTGGCCTGATGACGAACGCGGACGGGGCGCTGGGCGCGGCCGCCCCGAGCAGCGCGGGTGTGCCCGAGGAGTACGCGGGCCTGACGCTGGTCAGCGAGTACAACGATCCGGCGGCGCTGGACGCCCTGATGGCCGCGCGCGGGTCGGAGGTCGCGGCGGTGATCTTCGAGCCGGTGGTGGGGAACGCCGGGGTGCTCATTCCCACGCCGGAGTTCCTGGCGGCGCTGCACCGCGTGAAGACCCACGGGGCGCTGCTGATCGCGGACGAGGTCATGACCGGCTTCCGCCTGTCGCTGGGCGGCGCGACGGGCCTGCTGGGTCTGCGTCCGGACCTGATCTGCTGGGGCAAGATCATCGGCGGTGGCCTGCCGGTGGGCGCGTACGGGGGCCGCGCTTCAGTGATGGACTTCGTGTCCCCGCAGGGCCCGGTGTATCAGGCCGGGACGCTCAGCGGAAACCCACTGGCGATGGCGGCGGGCCTCGCGACCCTGAGTGCGCTGGAGGCCGACCCGGACCTGTACGCGCGACTCGGGGCGTACACGACGGCACTGGCGGACGGCCTGCGCGACGCGGCGTCGGCGGCGGGCGTGCCGATCAGCATCAACCACATCGGCAGCATGCTGACCGCCTTCCACCTGAACGCGCCGGACGGCAGCGTGCGCACGTACACGGACGCCGCCGCGAGTGACACGAAGGCCTTCGCCCGCTGGTTCCAGGGCATGCTGGGCCGGGGCGTGTACTGGGCGCCCAGCCAGTTCGAGAGCATCTTCGTCAGTGGCGTTCACGGCGACGCGGAACTGAACGCCACGCTGGACGCCGCGCGCGCCGCTTACCAGGACCTGGGCCGGGAGCTGGGCGCGTGA
- a CDS encoding glutamate-5-semialdehyde dehydrogenase, translated as MSESSPNLTIRAMGVRARAAARVLRSLPTARKVAALHAIAAGLRANADGILAANAQDVQAALEAGLPEPMVARLRLDARMLDGIAADVEAVSRLPDPVGETTPAREQPSGIRVSTRRVPLGVLGVIYESRPNVTVDVAALALMSGNAVILRGGKETVRSNAALEAVIHAALREQNLPAHGVQVIRDPARERMLDLLKLDDLVDAIIPRGGAGLHRYCVENATVPVIVGGIGVVHVYLDPSFTRDPADRARALEIVRNAKVQKPSACNALDTLLIHEHALDALPDIARDLQAHGVTLRTDPAAHAALSAAGITTDPATDADYGTEFLALTASVKTVPSFEDALDFIAARGNHTDVILTRDDAQAGRFIEDVDSAAVVVNASPRFNDGGQLGLGAEVAISTQKLHARGPMGLRELTTTKWVVEGNGEVRM; from the coding sequence ATGAGTGAGTCGTCCCCCAACCTGACCATCCGGGCGATGGGCGTGCGGGCCCGCGCCGCCGCGCGCGTGCTGCGGTCGCTGCCCACCGCGCGCAAGGTGGCCGCGCTGCACGCGATCGCCGCCGGACTGCGCGCCAACGCTGACGGCATCCTGGCCGCGAACGCGCAGGACGTGCAGGCCGCGCTGGAGGCCGGGCTGCCCGAGCCGATGGTGGCCCGCCTGCGCCTGGACGCCCGCATGCTGGACGGCATCGCGGCGGACGTGGAGGCCGTGTCGCGCCTGCCCGACCCGGTGGGGGAGACCACCCCCGCGCGGGAGCAGCCGAGCGGCATCCGCGTGAGCACCCGGCGCGTCCCGCTGGGCGTGCTGGGTGTCATCTACGAGAGCCGCCCGAACGTGACCGTGGACGTCGCCGCGCTGGCCCTGATGAGCGGGAACGCCGTGATCCTGCGCGGCGGCAAGGAGACCGTGCGCAGCAACGCCGCGCTGGAAGCCGTCATCCACGCCGCGCTGCGCGAACAGAACCTCCCGGCGCACGGGGTGCAGGTCATCCGCGACCCGGCCCGCGAGCGCATGCTCGACCTCCTGAAACTGGACGATCTGGTCGACGCGATCATCCCGCGCGGCGGGGCCGGCCTGCACCGCTACTGCGTGGAGAACGCCACCGTGCCCGTCATCGTGGGCGGCATCGGCGTGGTCCACGTGTACCTCGACCCCAGCTTCACCCGCGACCCCGCCGACCGCGCGCGTGCCCTGGAGATCGTCCGGAACGCGAAGGTGCAGAAACCCAGCGCCTGCAACGCCCTCGACACCCTCCTGATTCACGAGCACGCGCTGGACGCCCTGCCGGACATCGCCCGCGACCTCCAGGCGCACGGCGTGACCCTGCGCACCGACCCGGCCGCCCACGCCGCCCTGAGTGCCGCCGGGATCACCACCGATCCCGCCACGGACGCCGACTACGGCACGGAATTCCTGGCCCTGACCGCCAGCGTGAAGACCGTCCCCTCCTTCGAGGACGCACTGGACTTCATCGCCGCGCGCGGGAACCACACCGACGTGATCCTCACCCGCGACGACGCGCAGGCGGGGCGGTTCATCGAGGACGTCGACTCGGCGGCCGTCGTCGTGAACGCCAGCCCCCGCTTCAACGACGGCGGACAGCTCGGCCTGGGCGCCGAGGTCGCCATCAGCACCCAGAAACTCCACGCCCGCGGCCCCATGGGCCTGCGCGAACTGACCACCACCAAATGGGTCGTGGAAGGCAACGGCGAAGTAAGGATGTAG
- the dxs gene encoding 1-deoxy-D-xylulose-5-phosphate synthase, producing the protein MTDIRQTSGTPLLDRVNTPDDLKKLSREQLPALAQELRDEITRVCSVGGLHLASSLGATDLIVALHYVLNSPRDRILFDVGHQAYAHKILTGRRDQMATVKKEGGLSGFTKVSESPHDAITVGHASTSLANALGMAMARDALGQDYKVAAVIGDGSLTGGMALAALNTIGDMNRRMLLVLNDNEMSISENVGAMNKFMRGLQVQKWFQEGEGAGKKAMEAVSKPLASFMSRAKSSTRHFFDPASVNPFAAMGVRYVGPVDGHNVQELVWLMERLVDLDGPTILHVVTKKGKGLSYAEADPIYWHGPGKFDPSTGAFSASKAYSWSNAFGDAMTELAAQDPRTFVITPAMREGSGLVGYSKAHPNRYLDVGIAEEVAVTAAAGMALQGLRPVVAIYSSFLQRAYDQVLHDVAIEHLNVTFAIDRAGIVGADGATHNGVFDLSFLRSIPGVRIGLPRDAAELRGMLKYAQTHDGPFAVRYPRGNTTPVPEGTWPTLEWGTWERVKDGADVVILAGGKGLEYAQKAAAGLDGVGVVNARFVKPLDEAMLRDVARSARAIITVEDNTVVGGFGSAVLEFLNAEGIKTPVRVLGIPDEFQEHATVESVHARTGIDAQAIRTVLAELGVDVPLGV; encoded by the coding sequence ATGACCGACATCAGACAGACGTCCGGCACGCCGCTGCTGGACCGCGTGAACACGCCCGACGACCTCAAGAAACTCTCCCGTGAGCAGCTGCCCGCGCTGGCGCAGGAACTGCGGGACGAGATCACGCGGGTGTGCTCGGTCGGGGGGTTGCACCTCGCATCTTCGCTGGGCGCGACCGACCTGATCGTGGCGCTGCACTACGTCCTGAACTCGCCGCGCGACCGGATCCTGTTCGACGTGGGGCATCAGGCGTACGCGCACAAGATCCTCACCGGGCGGCGCGACCAGATGGCGACCGTGAAGAAGGAGGGGGGCCTGTCGGGCTTCACGAAGGTCAGCGAGTCCCCGCACGACGCGATCACGGTCGGGCACGCCAGCACCAGTCTGGCGAACGCGCTGGGCATGGCGATGGCCCGCGACGCGCTGGGCCAGGACTACAAGGTCGCCGCCGTGATCGGGGACGGCAGCCTGACGGGCGGCATGGCGCTGGCGGCGCTGAACACCATCGGCGACATGAACCGCCGGATGCTGCTCGTCCTGAACGACAACGAGATGAGCATCAGCGAGAACGTCGGCGCGATGAACAAGTTCATGCGCGGCCTGCAGGTGCAGAAGTGGTTCCAGGAGGGCGAGGGCGCGGGCAAGAAGGCCATGGAGGCCGTCAGCAAGCCCCTGGCGAGCTTCATGAGCCGCGCCAAGAGCTCCACGCGGCACTTCTTCGACCCGGCCAGCGTGAATCCCTTCGCGGCGATGGGCGTGCGCTATGTCGGCCCGGTGGACGGCCACAACGTGCAGGAACTCGTGTGGCTGATGGAACGCCTCGTGGACCTGGACGGGCCGACCATCCTGCACGTCGTCACGAAGAAGGGCAAGGGCCTCAGCTACGCGGAAGCCGACCCCATCTACTGGCACGGGCCGGGCAAGTTCGACCCGAGCACCGGGGCGTTCAGCGCCAGCAAGGCGTACTCGTGGAGCAACGCCTTCGGGGACGCCATGACCGAACTGGCCGCGCAGGATCCGCGCACGTTCGTGATCACGCCCGCCATGCGCGAGGGCAGCGGGCTGGTCGGGTACTCAAAGGCGCACCCGAACCGCTACCTGGACGTGGGCATCGCCGAGGAGGTCGCGGTGACCGCCGCCGCCGGGATGGCCCTGCAGGGCCTGCGCCCCGTCGTGGCGATCTACTCGTCGTTCCTGCAGCGCGCGTACGATCAGGTGCTGCACGACGTGGCCATCGAGCACCTGAACGTCACGTTCGCCATCGACCGCGCCGGGATCGTCGGCGCGGACGGCGCGACGCACAACGGCGTGTTCGACCTGAGCTTCCTGCGCTCCATTCCCGGCGTGCGCATCGGCCTGCCGAGGGACGCGGCGGAACTGCGCGGCATGCTGAAGTACGCGCAGACGCACGACGGTCCCTTCGCGGTCCGCTACCCGCGCGGCAACACCACGCCCGTTCCCGAGGGCACCTGGCCCACTCTGGAGTGGGGCACGTGGGAGCGCGTCAAGGACGGTGCGGACGTGGTCATCCTGGCGGGCGGCAAGGGCCTGGAGTACGCGCAGAAGGCCGCCGCCGGACTGGACGGCGTGGGCGTCGTGAACGCCCGCTTCGTGAAACCCCTGGATGAAGCGATGCTGCGCGACGTGGCCCGCAGCGCCCGCGCGATCATCACCGTCGAGGACAATACCGTCGTCGGCGGCTTCGGCAGCGCCGTGCTGGAATTCCTGAACGCCGAGGGGATCAAGACCCCCGTGCGCGTCCTGGGCATCCCCGACGAATTCCAGGAGCACGCCACCGTCGAGAGCGTCCACGCCCGCACCGGCATCGACGCGCAGGCCATCCGCACCGTCCTGGCCGAACTCGGCGTGGACGTCCCGCTCGGGGTGTAG
- a CDS encoding PspA/IM30 family protein: MSILDRLSRLLRANVNDLISKAEDPGKIIEQALRDMRAAYAEARSEVADAMSQNAKLEREASSNRRMAAEYEKKAEEALRGGSEELAREALRRSQNAKDLAAGFEEQLQVQSSTVEQLKTQLRALEAKIDEMESKKSLLAARQKTAQAGATLDRVSGFDKAGGAMDAFEEMEQKVSGMEDRNRAMQDLRKENDFDAQLKDLGRTQALDDAMAALKAKVQGEGGGTGGS; this comes from the coding sequence ATGAGCATCCTTGACCGCCTGTCGCGCCTGCTGCGCGCGAACGTGAACGACCTGATCAGCAAGGCCGAGGACCCCGGCAAGATCATCGAGCAGGCCCTGCGCGACATGCGCGCCGCGTACGCCGAGGCCCGCAGTGAAGTCGCCGACGCGATGAGCCAGAACGCCAAGCTGGAACGCGAGGCCAGCAGCAACCGCCGCATGGCCGCCGAGTACGAGAAGAAGGCCGAGGAGGCCCTGCGCGGCGGCAGCGAGGAGCTGGCGCGCGAGGCGCTGCGCCGCTCGCAGAACGCCAAGGATCTCGCGGCAGGCTTCGAGGAGCAGCTGCAGGTGCAGTCCAGTACCGTCGAGCAGCTGAAGACCCAGCTGCGGGCGCTGGAAGCGAAGATCGACGAGATGGAAAGCAAGAAGAGCCTGCTGGCCGCCCGGCAGAAGACCGCGCAGGCCGGGGCGACTCTGGACCGCGTGTCGGGCTTCGACAAGGCGGGCGGCGCGATGGACGCCTTCGAGGAGATGGAACAGAAGGTCTCCGGCATGGAAGACCGCAACCGCGCCATGCAGGACCTGCGCAAGGAGAACGACTTCGACGCGCAGCTCAAGGACCTGGGGCGCACCCAGGCGCTCGACGACGCCATGGCGGCCCTGAAGGCCAAGGTGCAGGGCGAAGGCGGCGGCACTGGCGGCAGCTGA